The following is a genomic window from Vibrio sinaloensis.
CTAGTTCGCAGCAGGGTTCAGGTTTAGGTCGTACGCTATTGAATCATTTGCTTAATCAGACAGACGCTAGTGAGGTTAGTCTGCGTTCATCTGTGAATGCTGTTGGGTTCTACAATCGCCATGGTTTCTTAGCAACAGGCGAAGAAGCAGAGTTCAACGGAATTCGTTTCGTGCCAATGTCTTTAGTACGCACATAACAATCAATTCAAGCAGACCCTCAACGCTCAGCACTTTTGGTTTGCGTCGAGTTTAGTGTTGCCGAGCAATGCGGAAAGTGAGCCAGAGCGTTTCGGGCTACTTAATTGGGCGTTATGTTTCCGAGTACCCCACGTTTAGTAGACACTTTACTAAGTTAGATCTAGGGTCTAATTGAGAGGTGATTTATGGCTAAACATCGTAATCCAGCGTACACCGAAGAGTTCCGCAAAGAAGCAGTGCGCCTGGCCAGTCTTCCTGGCCGAACAGCCGTCTCCGTTGCCAAGGAGTTGGGCATCAGTGCCCAGCAAATCCGGAACTGGAAGCGCCAGTTCACACGCCTATCTGATAAACAGTTTAACACCTTAGACGGTGTCGATTATTCGAAGAAAGAGTCCGAAGAGCTTCGAGCGCTAAGGCGCGAGAACAAGCGTCTACGTGATGAGATGGAATTCCTAAAAAAGGTGTCGGCGTACTTCGCGAAGCAGCAAGAGTGAAGTACGAGTTCATTGAAAGTTATACCAGTGAGTATTCGATTAGCTTAATGTGTCGCACGTTAGAAGTCAGTCGAAGTGGTTACTACAAGTGGTGCCATCATACGCCAAGTGAGCGTTCAAAGCGGCGCGA
Proteins encoded in this region:
- a CDS encoding transposase, which produces MAKHRNPAYTEEFRKEAVRLASLPGRTAVSVAKELGISAQQIRNWKRQFTRLSDKQFNTLDGVDYSKKESEELRALRRENKRLRDEMEFLKKVSAYFAKQQE